TGAATCAGCAGATCCGCCAGATTCGCCCCAATCAGTCCACCCTTATTCTGAATCTCGGCAGCCACGTAAGGATAAAAGGCCTTGGAGAAGGTCGGGTCGTAACTATGGTAGGAAACGAGGCTGACAGAGATGTAGATTCCGGTCAGAAAGAGTATGATGCTGATCCAGGCTTTCATCGCGCTTGTGTCTCCACTACACCGAGAGTAAGAAAAGTGCTGCCGGAAACCGGCAGCCTATATCTCCGTTATAACCGGCAGAACCAAGGGTTCGCGGTCTGCTTTTTTCTTCATGGATTTACGGATAATGCGTCGCGCGTCAATGCGCAGCAGGCGCTGAGTCTTACCTTCCTCGTACGTACTGGAGAATATCTCCTTGATCTCATCTTCGATTTCCTTGCGGGTCTGGGCGGAAAGTTCAAAACCACTGGTCACCAGATTTGGACCGGAAACAAGCTCCCCATCCTTCTGGGAGATGGCCATGTGAACCACCGCGATACCCTGGCTGCCGAGGCTGCGACGATCCATCAGCACCGGTTCCTCGACTCCCTCCATGCTTGAACCATCGATAAATACCCGCCCGTTGACTTCTTCCGGAAGAACCTTCCCCTCTTTTTCGTTCAGCAACAGAGGCTGCCCGTTCTTCAGGATGAAGATATTCTGGTCTGGAATATTCATGGACTTGGCCAGCTCGCTGTGGAGATAGAGGTGGCGGTACTCACCGTGGATAGGAATGAAGTACTTGGGACGCACCAGATTGATCATGGTCTTCTGCTCTTCCTGATAGGCGTGACCGGAAGCGTGCACTCGACGGTTATTGTAGACAACCCGCGCTCCCTTCAGGAAGAGCTGATTCACCAGTTTCGAGACACTGCGCTCGTTGCCGGGAATCGTCTTGGAGGAGAAGATAATCGTATCTCCGGGCTTGATTTTCACATGGGCGTGTCCATCATTGGCCATGCGCGGCAGTGCCGCCAGGCTTTCCCCCTGGGAGCCGGTCGTGATGATCATGAGCTTCTGAGGCGCTATGCCCTTGGTGTCCTTGATGGGAATGATATCCTCGTCCTCGAAGTGCATATAGCCGGTCTCGCGGGCAATCCTGGTGTTATTGAGGATACTGCGGCCATCGAAAGCGATCTTACGGCCAAACTTCTTGGCAATATCCATGAGCGTCTGAATACGATGAATGTTGGAGCTGAAAGCAGACACGATCACCTTGCCCTTGCAGCCTTCTATCTCTTCGTCAAGCGCCTGCCGCACCACCCCTTCCGTGGCCGACATGCCAACGGATTCCGTATTGGTGGAGTCGGACAGCAGGGCCAGCACGCCATTCTCCCCATAGCGGGCAAAAGAGGGCAGATCAATCACGCGTCCATCCACTGGCGTGTAGTCAATCTTGAAATCACCAGTATGGATGATGACTCCATGGGGGGTGTCGATGGCCAGCGCGCAGGCATCAGCGATACTGTGATTCACGGCAATAAACTCCACGCTGAAGTCATTGACATTCACCCGATCCTTGGCCGCAACCTCGATAATGGTAACGGCGTTTTCCAGATTGCGCTCCTTGAGGCGGTGGCGGATCATCCCCGCCACAAGCCGGGTGGCGAAAATCTTCAGCTTCGGCACCTGCCGAACCAGGAAGGGGATTGCACCGATGTGATCTTCATGGCCATGGGTGATAAACAGACCCTGAACCTTGCTGGCATTGGCGACAATGTAGGTGAAGTCTGGGATGACCACATCGACACCCAGCTGGGTCTCCTCCGGAAACATCAGACCACAGTCGACAATGATCATGTGCTTGCTGGTCTCATAACAGGTAACATTCATCCCTATTTCGCGCAGACCACCAAGGGGAGTGATTTTGATGCCATCGAATTTCGTGGCACCGGGCTGCCCGGAGGAGTTGCCCTGGGGCTGGCGCTGGGGACGTGATTTTGAGCCTCTTCTTGGGCTTTTCTCGTTTTTTGGCTGTGACATTGCGTACCTTTACCATAAATTTTGCGACGAAAGATCGTCTGTAACGGGAGCTATCCCGGAGTTTCCCGGTCAAGGGTATGTGAGCGCAGCTCAAGTTCGCGACAATTCAACCGAAAAGCAATTCAAGGATGAACTTAACTGGAAAGGAGATACGAGAGCTTCATGAAGAATACCCCTCGCCCCTCTCTGGTTCCTGTGTCTGACGACCTGTGGGAACGTGTCCGACCACTGATACCGCCACATACCGGTAAAAAAAAGCCTGGACGACCTCGCATGGATGACCGTCAGGCATTCAATGCCATACTCTATATCTGCTCTACAGGCTGTGCCTGGAAATCTCTTCCCAAGGAGTTCGGCGCCTCCAGCACCGTTCACGACCGCTTTCAGTACTGGAGACAATGCGGCCTGATCTTCCGCCTGCGTCAGATGGGCATACTGCCGCGCCAAGGACCAGCTGCAAGCTGTTCACGCCAGTTCGCGTCTTAACAGCTTGCTGAAGTACCTCAAAATACGCAGGCAATTGAAAAATGCTCAGGTGCAAGGCGCTCGCGGAGCGAGGAAGAAGCGTACTCCCCGTACGTTGCAGTGACGCGCGACTGCGAGCAACGCCGCAGATGAGGGTTTTTCAGCAGCCTGTTAAAGTCCCACTGACACTTTCCCTGTGAACTATACACGAACCCATAGGCTCTCACAACCTGCAACCACTGCGCCATGGAAAAAATCTGCAAGGGAATCCAGAGAGAATGTGCTATATTGCCAATAAATCAGAAAATTGATACATTTTCCCCGTAAAATCCCAGGGACAGCACCACCGCCAACGCACCAACACAGGAAGGCTACTTGTGAAATCGGCACCCAACAGCCTCGAATCGCGCATCCAGGAGTTGCACAGCGACTACACTAACCAGCTGCCAGGAAAAATCAGTCGCATCCAGATTGCCTGGAACAATATCTGCGAACAGGGCTGGTCAGAAGAGCACACCAGCACCATCAGCACCATATGCCACGGACTGGCCGGCTCCGCCAAAACCTTCGGGTTTTCCGCACTCAGCAAAAGCGCCCGCGTACTGGAAGAGCTCCTCGAAGAAACGCAACGCTCCCAGGGAACCCAGCAAGAAGCCCTTGCCACTCAAATCAGCCAGATGATGCACACTATCGCCCACCACGCTTCCCGTCCGGATCGGCGCCAAGGTCTCTTCAGTCGTATTACCATGACCCAGCAGACCGAACCGCAGCCAATTAACCGGACGGTCGCCATCGTCGACAGCGACCGGGAATTCGCCACGAACCTGGCCACCCAGATGGGTTACTTCGACCTGCAGGCACACACCTACACCAGCACCACTGCCTTCTTGGCCGACCTGAACGAGACCCTGCCCGGCATCCTGGTCATCAGCGCCCAACTGAGTAAAGGCAATGGAATTGCGGTGGCCAGTGAAGCTGCCAGTCGCCTTGCCGAGCGCCCACGCATTCTGATCAGCTCTGACCTGGATGACATGAAACTTCGACTGGCATGTGTCCGCGCCGGAGGTGAAGCGTTTCTGGTGAAACCTTTCGAAGCCACTCAGGTGATCGCCCTGATCAACAAAACCGACACCTGCCCCAGTAAAGAGCCCTACCGGGTCATGGTCGTGGACGACTCCCTCACCATGTCCCAACTCTTTACACTGACCCTGGAACAGGCCGGCATGGACGTGCGCACAGTAAATGACCCCATGGACATGCTCAACGTCATGCTCGACTTCCATCCTGAGCTCATCCTGCTGGACATGTACATGCCCCAGTGCGATGGAGACGACCTCGCGAAAGTCATCCGCCAGCACGAAGCCTTTTTCAGCACCCCCATCGTCTTCCTGTCAGCGGAAACAGACTTTGAACGCCAACTGAGCGCCCTGAGCACAGGCGGCGACGACTTTCTCACCAAACCCATAGAACCGGCACATCTGGTGCAGGCCGTTTCCAGCCGGGTGCAGCGTTCACGCCAGCTGCACTCCCTCATGGTGCGCGACGGACTCACAGGGCTGCTCAACCACACGGAAAGCAAACGTCAGCTGGATATCCTGCTGGAGCGGGCCAAACGCGCCAACACACCACTGTGCTTTGCCATGCTGGATATCGATCACTTCAAGCGGGTAAACGACGCCCATGGACACCCGGTTGGCGATCGCGTCATCAAGAGCCTTTCCCACTTCCTCCAGCAGCGCCTGCGGAAAACCGATGTGGTAGGCAGATATGGGGGAGAGGAGTTTGTGATCATTTTTCCGGACACTACGGAATCTGACGGACAGCGCGTCATGGAAGAGCTGCGGGAAAAATTTGCCATGGTAACCCACCACGCCGGGGATCAGTCCTTTCAGTGCACCTTCAGCTGCGGCATTGCCACCTTCCCCCACTTCAGCAATGCCACGGAAATAGTGGACCGCGCCGACCAGGCCCTGTACAGCGCCAAAAACCAGGGGCGCAACAAGGTGATTGCGGCAGCACACCGCTGACACCACCAGCTTATTCCGGTATCCAGCAGCTACTGCCCAGGCTGAAGCTGCTTCAGCAGGCCCAGCAGATCCTTTTTCATGATAGGTTTCGCCAGCACCCCATCGGCACCAGCCACCTCGTCAGCCTCATCCCAGAAGCTGACCACCGCCAGCGTACGACATGAAACTGAACTCTCCCCGATGACTTTTATCAGACTGCGAATAAGCCCAACGCCAACGTTGAGAACGACAATATCAGGCTGCAGCTGTCGCACCGCCTGCAGACATCCCTCGGCATCAGCGACCTGGGAGACTTCCTGCACCAGTGAGCCGATTATCTTGGCCATGAAACGGCGGCTGTCTTCCTCGCAGTCCACAACCAGTACATGACAATTCATCTTCTTCTGCTTCTGCACGATATTATTTCTCCGAGTAACCTTCGGTTAAACTTTCCCATATCTCATCAATTAGCTACGAAATCATCATAAACTGGCACTATAACGCACTAACCCCAGTGCCTTCGCGTGGCAAAAAGCTTGTGATTTTCATTGGCAGAAATGCTAGAATTCATACAAGTAAAGCTTAGATTAAACGCAATTTTTCGCACGCCGACTTAATTTATTACTCACTGAATTATGTTTTTAGTTATTAAATGTACAGATAGCACTAACGTCCATATCTGTCAACCGCAATGTCAATCAGTTTCGCCAACGCAACAGCAGAACATCACAGGCATCAGCTACTACCCCAACCCAATACAGCTCAGGTGCACACATGGATTCATTCAGTAAAGTCTGGGAACGGATACAAAGGGTGACCGGCTGGAAGACACAGGCCGAACTGGCCAGCGCCCTTGACATCAGACAGGCATCGGTCTCAGGTGCCAAACAACGTGGCAGCATGCCCCTGGAGTGGATATACACTATTGCCAGGAAGTACAATACCAGCATGGACTGGCTCCTGAACGGCGAAGACGTATCACCCGGCTTCAGTGGAGAGAACAGTCAGCAACATATCAGCCTGCCGAAATACAGCGTCGTCCACGCCCAGTCTCCCGAAAAGTGTGATGCCAGCAAGCTGCAGGCGTCACATCTGACCTTCTGTCAGGACTGGCTGCAGACCATGGGTCTTGACAAGGAGGCACTTATCCTGGTGGAAGTCTGCGGCGACAGCATGGAACCGACCATCTACGCCGGTGACATTCTCCTGGTTGATCAGCGCTTTCAGAAAGTCGGCAACGATGGGATCTATATCCTGCGTTTGCACGGGGAGCTGGTGGTAAAACGCGTCCAACGCCTGATCGACGGCTCACT
This portion of the Desulfurispirillum indicum S5 genome encodes:
- a CDS encoding ribonuclease J, which codes for MSQPKNEKSPRRGSKSRPQRQPQGNSSGQPGATKFDGIKITPLGGLREIGMNVTCYETSKHMIIVDCGLMFPEETQLGVDVVIPDFTYIVANASKVQGLFITHGHEDHIGAIPFLVRQVPKLKIFATRLVAGMIRHRLKERNLENAVTIIEVAAKDRVNVNDFSVEFIAVNHSIADACALAIDTPHGVIIHTGDFKIDYTPVDGRVIDLPSFARYGENGVLALLSDSTNTESVGMSATEGVVRQALDEEIEGCKGKVIVSAFSSNIHRIQTLMDIAKKFGRKIAFDGRSILNNTRIARETGYMHFEDEDIIPIKDTKGIAPQKLMIITTGSQGESLAALPRMANDGHAHVKIKPGDTIIFSSKTIPGNERSVSKLVNQLFLKGARVVYNNRRVHASGHAYQEEQKTMINLVRPKYFIPIHGEYRHLYLHSELAKSMNIPDQNIFILKNGQPLLLNEKEGKVLPEEVNGRVFIDGSSMEGVEEPVLMDRRSLGSQGIAVVHMAISQKDGELVSGPNLVTSGFELSAQTRKEIEDEIKEIFSSTYEEGKTQRLLRIDARRIIRKSMKKKADREPLVLPVITEI
- a CDS encoding transposase: MKNTPRPSLVPVSDDLWERVRPLIPPHTGKKKPGRPRMDDRQAFNAILYICSTGCAWKSLPKEFGASSTVHDRFQYWRQCGLIFRLRQMGILPRQGPAASCSRQFAS
- a CDS encoding response regulator; the protein is MQKQKKMNCHVLVVDCEEDSRRFMAKIIGSLVQEVSQVADAEGCLQAVRQLQPDIVVLNVGVGLIRSLIKVIGESSVSCRTLAVVSFWDEADEVAGADGVLAKPIMKKDLLGLLKQLQPGQ
- a CDS encoding GGDEF domain-containing response regulator gives rise to the protein MKSAPNSLESRIQELHSDYTNQLPGKISRIQIAWNNICEQGWSEEHTSTISTICHGLAGSAKTFGFSALSKSARVLEELLEETQRSQGTQQEALATQISQMMHTIAHHASRPDRRQGLFSRITMTQQTEPQPINRTVAIVDSDREFATNLATQMGYFDLQAHTYTSTTAFLADLNETLPGILVISAQLSKGNGIAVASEAASRLAERPRILISSDLDDMKLRLACVRAGGEAFLVKPFEATQVIALINKTDTCPSKEPYRVMVVDDSLTMSQLFTLTLEQAGMDVRTVNDPMDMLNVMLDFHPELILLDMYMPQCDGDDLAKVIRQHEAFFSTPIVFLSAETDFERQLSALSTGGDDFLTKPIEPAHLVQAVSSRVQRSRQLHSLMVRDGLTGLLNHTESKRQLDILLERAKRANTPLCFAMLDIDHFKRVNDAHGHPVGDRVIKSLSHFLQQRLRKTDVVGRYGGEEFVIIFPDTTESDGQRVMEELREKFAMVTHHAGDQSFQCTFSCGIATFPHFSNATEIVDRADQALYSAKNQGRNKVIAAAHR
- a CDS encoding LexA family transcriptional regulator — translated: MDSFSKVWERIQRVTGWKTQAELASALDIRQASVSGAKQRGSMPLEWIYTIARKYNTSMDWLLNGEDVSPGFSGENSQQHISLPKYSVVHAQSPEKCDASKLQASHLTFCQDWLQTMGLDKEALILVEVCGDSMEPTIYAGDILLVDQRFQKVGNDGIYILRLHGELVVKRVQRLIDGSLRIMSDNKAYMDQTISAELSEQVCVVGFVVWRASQTLRL